A window of the Blastocatellia bacterium genome harbors these coding sequences:
- a CDS encoding ATP-dependent acyl-CoA ligase gives MEHAVQDRLLSRLLEDRAATYGERLFLNFKGEQSITYQGLDEEANRYANGLRALGLEKGKKLALMLQNSPEYLYLLLGAAKLGVVTVPINTAYKGEGLVHIINNSDAEILVLDDLYISTVNEIAAHLTRLRLLVVHAGHAFERDSGLSHLDWLPLDALRASSAEKPIVEVRHTDPVMILYTGGTTGLSKGVVMTNHFYYFYAQMVANSIGYTEEDISYTCMPLFHINAQIGSIMSALYAGAQVALYQRFSASTFWDEIIASQATIFLGMGAVGNILMKNPPSARDRENRVRLAVIVPPPGDLEGFERRFGLRVIYETFGMTECLIIPPKLYEPRRPGCCGKPIEDYEVQIVDDDDIPLAPRQTGEIVVRPRQPYTMMSGYYKMPEATLEAFRNLWFHTGDLGYFDEDGFLYYVGRKKDAIRRRGENIPAFEIERVVNQHPAVLESAAIAVPSELGEDDVKIVIVLRPGLSMTHEEVVRYCESRMAYFMVPRYVEFREALPKNPSQRIEKYKLRADALNAATWDREKAGIVLKR, from the coding sequence ATGGAGCATGCAGTCCAGGATCGTTTACTTAGTCGGTTGCTCGAAGATCGTGCTGCCACGTATGGCGAGCGGCTGTTTCTGAACTTCAAAGGTGAGCAGAGTATCACCTATCAAGGCCTGGATGAGGAGGCAAATCGTTATGCCAACGGCCTCCGGGCATTGGGCTTGGAGAAGGGGAAAAAGCTGGCCCTCATGTTGCAGAACAGCCCAGAATATCTCTACTTGCTATTGGGAGCAGCCAAACTTGGCGTTGTGACCGTGCCGATTAATACGGCTTATAAAGGCGAAGGGTTGGTGCATATCATCAACAATTCTGATGCTGAGATATTAGTTCTCGATGATCTCTATATTTCGACTGTCAATGAGATTGCCGCTCACCTGACTCGCCTGCGCCTGTTAGTTGTTCATGCCGGCCATGCGTTTGAGCGCGATTCAGGTTTGTCTCACCTGGATTGGCTCCCGCTGGATGCCCTGCGAGCATCTTCAGCTGAAAAACCGATCGTTGAGGTACGCCACACGGATCCAGTCATGATCCTCTATACAGGTGGCACGACTGGATTGTCAAAAGGCGTAGTGATGACCAACCACTTTTACTACTTCTATGCCCAGATGGTAGCTAACAGCATTGGGTATACCGAAGAGGACATTTCCTACACATGCATGCCACTGTTTCACATCAATGCGCAAATTGGCTCGATTATGTCGGCGCTCTACGCCGGCGCACAGGTTGCTCTATATCAGCGATTCAGTGCTAGTACGTTTTGGGATGAGATCATTGCTTCGCAAGCGACGATTTTCCTCGGGATGGGCGCAGTCGGGAATATCTTGATGAAGAACCCGCCATCTGCGAGGGATCGAGAAAATCGGGTCAGGTTAGCCGTGATTGTTCCGCCGCCTGGTGATCTGGAAGGGTTTGAACGCCGGTTTGGGCTGCGGGTGATTTATGAAACGTTCGGCATGACTGAGTGTTTGATTATTCCGCCAAAACTCTATGAGCCTCGTCGCCCTGGGTGTTGTGGCAAGCCAATTGAGGACTATGAAGTCCAGATTGTTGACGATGATGATATACCACTGGCCCCCAGACAAACAGGCGAGATCGTCGTGCGTCCACGCCAACCGTATACGATGATGTCCGGGTATTACAAAATGCCTGAAGCCACGCTTGAAGCGTTTCGTAACTTATGGTTTCACACAGGCGACCTCGGCTACTTCGATGAGGACGGTTTTTTGTATTACGTCGGTCGGAAGAAAGATGCGATTCGGCGTCGTGGCGAGAATATCCCAGCTTTTGAAATTGAGCGGGTCGTCAATCAACACCCAGCGGTGCTCGAATCGGCAGCCATTGCCGTTCCCTCAGAGCTGGGAGAGGATGATGTGAAAATCGTGATTGTGCTTAGGCCGGGCCTGTCAATGACGCACGAAGAAGTGGTCCGTTATTGTGAATCCCGCATGGCGTATTTCATGGTCCCTCGTTATGTGGAGTTCAGAGAGGCTTTGCCGAAGAATCCTTCACAGCGGATTGAGAAATACAAGCTCCGTGCTGACGCGCTCAATGCAGCAACGTGGGATCGTGAAAAAGCGGGTATCGTGCTGAAGAGGTAA
- a CDS encoding acyl-CoA dehydrogenase family protein, translating into MIDFSLSDEQRALQKLSHEFAEREIAPVARYYDQTAEFPWPVFHAAFDVGLINLNIPHAYGGPGLGILDECIINEELTWGCPGIAGALGMNAVAAIPIIVAGTEKQKKEYLGRMTSDRQIASYAVTEPAAGSDVASIQSTARRVGNEYVLNGTKNFISNGSYAHFYIVFVSTDREKKYNGLSAFIVERETKGVCVTKKEDKMGQRASDCAQIIFEDVVVSKDNLLGHEGSAFKIAMQVFDRSRPVVASTAVGVSRRAMEHAIAYAQQRKTFGRPIARHQAISFKVADMAIQIEAARLLTWQAAWIADHGQQNTRQAAIAKAFAADTCMQITTEVVQIFGGYGYMKDYPVEKLMRDAKGIQIYEGTSEIQRLIIARQIFNSDQAVAD; encoded by the coding sequence ATGATTGATTTCTCCCTGAGTGACGAGCAACGAGCTTTGCAAAAACTCTCACATGAGTTTGCTGAGCGAGAGATCGCGCCGGTCGCGCGCTACTATGACCAGACAGCGGAGTTTCCATGGCCAGTCTTCCACGCGGCATTTGATGTCGGACTCATCAATCTCAATATTCCGCACGCTTATGGTGGTCCAGGACTGGGGATACTGGATGAATGCATCATCAATGAGGAGCTGACATGGGGATGCCCGGGGATTGCCGGTGCGTTGGGGATGAATGCTGTTGCAGCAATCCCTATCATTGTGGCTGGCACAGAAAAGCAAAAGAAAGAGTATCTGGGACGAATGACGTCGGATCGTCAGATTGCTTCATACGCTGTTACAGAGCCGGCTGCCGGCTCCGACGTTGCTTCTATCCAGTCAACTGCTAGGCGAGTTGGGAATGAGTATGTGTTGAACGGGACCAAAAACTTCATCTCGAATGGTTCCTATGCGCACTTTTATATCGTTTTTGTCAGCACAGATCGGGAGAAGAAATATAATGGTCTGAGCGCATTCATCGTCGAACGCGAAACCAAGGGCGTCTGCGTGACCAAGAAGGAGGACAAAATGGGCCAACGGGCATCGGACTGTGCGCAGATTATCTTTGAAGATGTGGTCGTCTCTAAAGATAACCTGCTCGGTCACGAAGGCAGCGCATTCAAGATCGCCATGCAAGTGTTTGATCGGTCGCGACCCGTTGTCGCTTCGACCGCAGTGGGCGTGTCACGGCGGGCAATGGAACACGCTATCGCCTATGCACAACAACGGAAAACCTTCGGTCGGCCGATCGCTCGGCATCAGGCCATCAGTTTTAAGGTGGCTGATATGGCCATTCAGATTGAGGCAGCACGGTTGCTGACATGGCAAGCGGCCTGGATCGCTGATCATGGTCAGCAGAATACACGACAAGCAGCGATTGCCAAGGCGTTCGCCGCTGACACATGCATGCAGATTACAACTGAGGTCGTGCAGATATTTGGCGGATATGGATACATGAAAGACTATCCAGTCGAAAAACTGATGCGCGACGCTAAAGGCATTCAAATCTACGAGGGCACGTCTGAGATTCAACGGTTAATTATTGCCAGACAGATTTTCAATTCAGATCAGGCTGTCGCCGATTGA
- a CDS encoding TonB-dependent receptor translates to MSQLKIKFWVKIKFWARLAVIVVVISMPMASSTTVAFAQSTKATVSGTVTDQGGAVVVNVRISATNKGTGISRETNTDEAGRYRLAELSPGLYEIKAERDGFKQEVRSGIELTVGREAVVDFSLAVGSIQETVLVQGDAPLLETTNSAVRWLVNERQIEQLPLNGRDVYQLATLQNGVISTSTITFGQDEVGPGATRLSVNGGRLDFNTYYLDGTETVDAFGYSPGGLSGGFLGVDALREFEVLTSNYSAEFGQGGGAIINAVTKSGGNDLHGTAFIFHRNSALDARNFFNAQKLPFKRNQFGGSLGGPIVKDRTFFFGSFEGLRRGEGTSTIFNVPSPAARMGNLTTGQVMVHPNVLPYLALYPMPNGPISGDTGIFRKDFNEVTNEDFLTIRLDHQLTEKLSMFGRYTFDDSELTKVAAVIQNQVLTNRNQYMTLEGNWLITSRAINNARFGFNRSAFVSDFPFNVPVSPDLGFLPGHPMGAFSLAGFTELRPALTAGRNFVLNTYEVSDQFLYTRGGHNLKIGGLLRRYQLNANSALVPDGVYVYGGGLNLFLTARPQVLYIPTPGTDFYRAIRQSLFALYVQDDWKVRRNLTLNLGLRYETISTPTEANGRVSNFRNFTDATPVVGDPYIDNPSRGNFGPRIGFAWDPTGNGNWSVRAGAGIFYSELFPMRYRFQISSVPPFSSFRVIPGINFQTGAPCFPSCFAVFGNNPIPVPGLLWLTQFKAEQSTVYQWSLNVQRGLGQDFVVTAGYIGSRGVNLQTGNSTNIRRDFQFVNGQRFYPQISNIQAARLNPAYGAIQLLGFNGDAYYHGLQLTATRRLSSGLQFHFAYTYSKSIDTNSSIDSTFTNAQLGADMQDPFNSRGDRGLSDFDVRHNFVANFLWDVPLGKNRSGAAGVLAKGWSLGGILNMRSGFPFGPAIGFDRARSGIDNVQSQRPNLAPGRNPASAVTGNPSRYIDPSIFQLQPAGFYGSAGRNIFEGPDLHVFDFSVIKRTPITERLNTEFRFEAFNLFNHTNFGPLDSASRLVFSGVDANGNGIVPASFGQLTRTTTSSRQLQFGFKFIW, encoded by the coding sequence ATGAGTCAACTTAAGATCAAGTTTTGGGTTAAGATCAAGTTTTGGGCGCGACTGGCCGTGATAGTCGTAGTCATCTCAATGCCGATGGCGTCATCGACCACTGTCGCGTTTGCTCAAAGCACCAAGGCAACGGTGTCAGGGACAGTCACTGATCAGGGTGGCGCAGTCGTGGTCAATGTCAGGATTTCGGCCACGAACAAGGGAACAGGCATTTCGCGGGAGACGAACACGGATGAAGCAGGTCGCTATCGTCTGGCGGAACTGTCGCCCGGCTTGTATGAGATCAAAGCCGAGCGCGATGGATTCAAGCAGGAGGTGCGCAGTGGGATTGAGCTGACAGTGGGGCGCGAAGCCGTGGTTGATTTCTCGCTCGCGGTTGGCTCGATTCAGGAGACCGTCCTGGTGCAAGGTGACGCGCCGCTACTGGAGACAACCAATTCAGCGGTCCGCTGGCTGGTTAATGAGCGGCAAATTGAGCAGTTGCCGTTGAATGGTCGCGACGTGTATCAACTGGCGACGCTGCAAAACGGCGTCATCAGCACGAGCACCATCACGTTCGGTCAGGATGAGGTTGGGCCCGGCGCGACGCGACTGTCGGTCAATGGCGGCCGGTTGGATTTCAATACCTATTATCTCGATGGCACGGAAACGGTGGATGCGTTTGGCTACTCACCGGGGGGCCTCAGCGGCGGGTTCCTCGGCGTGGATGCGCTCCGAGAGTTTGAAGTGCTCACGTCAAATTACTCAGCCGAGTTTGGCCAGGGCGGCGGGGCCATCATCAATGCTGTGACTAAAAGCGGCGGAAACGACCTTCACGGCACAGCCTTCATCTTCCATCGCAATAGCGCACTGGATGCGCGCAATTTCTTCAACGCCCAAAAACTCCCGTTCAAGCGGAATCAATTTGGAGGCAGTCTGGGGGGACCCATCGTCAAAGATCGAACCTTCTTCTTTGGCAGCTTTGAGGGATTGCGGCGGGGCGAAGGCACGTCGACCATCTTCAACGTTCCGAGCCCAGCCGCCCGTATGGGAAATCTCACCACCGGTCAGGTGATGGTGCATCCCAACGTGCTGCCGTATCTGGCCCTGTATCCGATGCCAAATGGACCCATCTCTGGAGACACGGGGATCTTTCGCAAGGACTTCAATGAAGTCACCAACGAGGATTTCCTCACGATTCGACTGGACCATCAGTTGACAGAGAAACTCAGTATGTTCGGTCGCTACACGTTTGACGATTCCGAACTGACCAAGGTGGCCGCCGTCATTCAGAATCAGGTTCTCACCAATCGGAATCAGTACATGACCCTCGAAGGGAATTGGTTGATCACATCGCGCGCGATCAACAACGCTCGATTTGGCTTCAACCGGTCGGCGTTTGTGAGCGACTTCCCGTTTAACGTGCCAGTTAGTCCGGACCTGGGGTTTCTGCCTGGCCACCCGATGGGCGCATTCTCGCTGGCCGGGTTCACTGAGCTTCGACCGGCCCTGACGGCCGGGCGCAATTTTGTCCTCAACACGTATGAGGTCAGCGATCAATTTCTATACACCCGCGGAGGGCATAATCTGAAGATCGGCGGGTTGCTCCGCCGCTACCAGCTCAATGCGAACTCAGCGCTCGTGCCGGATGGCGTTTACGTGTATGGCGGCGGGCTCAACCTGTTTCTGACGGCGCGCCCTCAGGTTCTCTATATCCCAACACCGGGAACGGATTTCTATCGGGCTATCCGTCAATCCCTGTTTGCCCTCTATGTCCAGGATGACTGGAAGGTGCGGCGCAACCTGACATTGAATCTGGGATTACGCTATGAGACGATCAGCACGCCGACGGAAGCCAATGGCCGGGTCTCCAATTTCCGCAATTTCACCGATGCCACGCCCGTGGTGGGCGATCCCTACATTGATAACCCGTCGCGGGGGAACTTCGGGCCGCGCATCGGGTTTGCCTGGGATCCGACCGGTAATGGCAACTGGTCGGTCCGTGCGGGCGCGGGGATTTTCTATTCGGAATTGTTCCCTATGCGGTATCGCTTCCAGATTTCCAGCGTCCCGCCGTTTTCCAGTTTCCGGGTGATACCGGGGATCAATTTTCAAACGGGTGCTCCGTGCTTTCCAAGTTGTTTTGCCGTATTTGGGAACAATCCGATTCCTGTCCCTGGCTTGTTGTGGTTGACCCAGTTCAAGGCCGAGCAATCCACCGTCTACCAGTGGAGCCTCAACGTACAACGTGGACTCGGTCAAGACTTCGTCGTCACGGCTGGCTACATTGGTTCGCGCGGTGTGAACCTACAAACGGGAAACAGCACCAACATCCGGCGTGACTTCCAGTTTGTCAACGGTCAACGGTTTTATCCGCAGATTTCGAACATCCAGGCCGCACGGTTGAATCCGGCTTACGGTGCCATTCAGCTCCTCGGGTTTAATGGAGACGCCTATTATCACGGGCTCCAACTGACGGCGACGCGACGACTGTCCTCTGGCTTGCAGTTCCATTTTGCCTACACCTATTCCAAGTCTATTGACACAAACTCTTCGATTGATTCCACCTTCACCAACGCGCAGCTTGGCGCCGATATGCAAGATCCATTTAATTCACGTGGCGATCGCGGGTTGTCCGATTTTGATGTGCGACACAACTTCGTTGCCAATTTCCTTTGGGATGTGCCGCTGGGCAAGAATCGGTCGGGCGCCGCGGGCGTATTGGCCAAAGGGTGGTCCCTTGGCGGTATTCTCAATATGCGATCCGGGTTTCCGTTTGGTCCGGCCATTGGGTTCGACCGGGCACGAAGTGGGATTGATAATGTGCAGTCTCAACGCCCCAATCTGGCGCCGGGCCGCAACCCAGCAAGCGCGGTCACTGGGAATCCCTCGCGGTATATTGATCCCTCGATCTTCCAGCTTCAGCCTGCCGGTTTTTATGGAAGCGCTGGTCGGAACATCTTTGAAGGCCCCGACCTCCATGTGTTCGACTTTTCGGTGATCAAGCGGACACCGATTACTGAGCGGTTGAATACAGAGTTTCGGTTTGAAGCCTTCAATCTGTTCAACCATACGAATTTCGGACCTCTGGATTCAGCCAGTCGCCTTGTTTTCAGCGGCGTGGATGCCAATGGCAACGGTATCGTCCCCGCGAGCTTTGGACAACTGACACGCACGACAACCAGTTCGCGTCAGCTTCAATTTGGCTTCAAGTTCATCTGGTGA
- a CDS encoding zinc ribbon domain-containing protein, whose protein sequence is MPIYEYECQRCGHIFEVLQAMKSGSPSGCVQCGGQVERILSAPSLNFSKFASRSAARHAKQSVNQQARQEQARLVEHSARTGIPYEDLFEAHE, encoded by the coding sequence ATGCCGATTTATGAGTATGAATGTCAGCGTTGTGGTCATATTTTTGAAGTCCTTCAAGCGATGAAGTCTGGTTCACCTAGCGGATGTGTGCAGTGCGGTGGGCAGGTTGAACGAATTTTGTCAGCTCCATCACTCAATTTCAGCAAATTTGCCAGCCGCTCAGCGGCTCGACATGCCAAACAATCGGTCAATCAGCAAGCCAGGCAGGAGCAAGCTCGGCTGGTGGAACACTCCGCGAGGACAGGTATTCCCTACGAAGATTTATTTGAGGCTCATGAGTGA
- a CDS encoding thiolase family protein — MSFLRGRVAIVGVGQTEVGCVPHLTATQMYAKACRLALDDAGLTNKQIDGMITANSWSQPHYYHAEWIAEYMGINPHYCLTLGTGGGTMIAAIQQAVSLIVAGLCQSVLVAAADNWLSAFSREKMIELMAANAGHPQFEIPYGTFVPALYALVAQAHRHASGTRPEQYAQVAVVARKHAFLHPGAQMRQLITLDDVLNSKLIADPLHVLECALVSDGGAALVLTSVERARDLKSKPIYILGLGEAHQHEHVSQAIDLARTAAVESGAQAYEMADRRPVDMDCAMLYDPFTPTVIMFLEDLGFCERGEGGAFVEAGQTQLGGRLPVNTNGGLLAYAHPGNPGALLLLVEAVLQLRGQCGARQVANARTVLIHAEGGIMSTHATAILSTEV; from the coding sequence GTGAGCTTTCTTCGTGGCAGGGTTGCCATTGTTGGGGTTGGACAAACCGAGGTCGGTTGTGTTCCGCACCTGACGGCGACACAGATGTATGCCAAGGCCTGCCGACTGGCCCTTGACGATGCTGGTCTTACAAACAAGCAGATTGATGGCATGATCACTGCCAATTCATGGTCACAGCCGCATTATTATCATGCTGAGTGGATAGCTGAATATATGGGCATCAACCCACATTACTGCCTAACGCTAGGAACAGGCGGAGGTACGATGATTGCAGCGATTCAACAGGCTGTGAGCCTCATCGTTGCGGGCTTGTGTCAGTCGGTACTGGTGGCAGCGGCGGATAACTGGTTGAGCGCCTTCTCTCGTGAAAAGATGATCGAGTTGATGGCTGCCAATGCGGGGCATCCGCAGTTTGAAATTCCCTATGGGACATTTGTTCCGGCTCTCTATGCCTTGGTTGCTCAGGCTCATCGTCATGCTTCTGGAACACGCCCAGAGCAATATGCGCAAGTAGCTGTTGTTGCCCGCAAGCACGCATTTCTGCATCCGGGCGCGCAGATGCGACAACTGATCACGCTGGATGACGTGCTGAACTCCAAGCTGATCGCTGATCCGCTGCACGTACTGGAGTGCGCATTGGTCTCAGATGGTGGTGCTGCACTGGTGCTAACCAGTGTAGAGCGGGCCCGAGATTTGAAATCCAAGCCCATTTACATCCTTGGTCTCGGTGAAGCACATCAGCACGAGCACGTCAGTCAGGCTATTGATCTGGCGAGGACAGCTGCTGTCGAATCTGGGGCGCAGGCATATGAGATGGCTGATCGCCGACCTGTAGATATGGATTGCGCCATGTTGTACGATCCATTTACGCCAACCGTGATTATGTTTCTTGAAGACCTAGGGTTTTGTGAGCGAGGCGAGGGTGGAGCATTTGTCGAGGCTGGCCAGACACAACTAGGCGGCCGGCTGCCGGTCAATACCAATGGGGGATTGCTCGCCTATGCGCATCCGGGCAATCCTGGTGCGCTACTCTTACTCGTTGAGGCTGTGTTACAACTGCGCGGGCAATGCGGCGCGCGGCAGGTGGCGAATGCACGAACTGTGTTGATTCATGCCGAAGGTGGAATCATGTCAACCCATGCGACAGCCATTTTATCCACCGAGGTGTGA
- a CDS encoding iron-containing redox enzyme family protein: MREDAQSTKKPWECADAEELIVKLRAYRDERHVADHPFTQSIVNGTISREGIIGYLGQFCVYVERGGKAWLPWLLGNIPVDLEHRQAKNVLLDNLYGEFRNPADHVDLLLDMAEKSFGADRHALYYATLLPETNAFMRVMEYYARDRPWQEAMVCLGFGLETQSPRYFTAIRDGLVKNYGMTETFYYDMHIIADIDHGESIEMLMRNYGKPDKMESMWKAATEAIDAYQLWHDGLYRTYVTGKRF, translated from the coding sequence ATGAGAGAAGATGCACAATCAACTAAGAAACCATGGGAGTGTGCCGATGCTGAAGAACTGATTGTGAAACTGAGAGCCTATCGCGACGAGCGGCATGTTGCCGATCATCCATTTACTCAGTCCATCGTCAATGGGACGATCAGCCGCGAAGGCATCATTGGCTATCTCGGCCAATTTTGTGTGTATGTTGAACGAGGCGGAAAAGCCTGGTTACCATGGTTGCTCGGGAACATCCCTGTTGATCTTGAGCACCGCCAAGCCAAAAACGTATTACTCGATAATCTGTACGGCGAGTTTCGTAATCCGGCTGACCACGTTGACTTGTTATTGGATATGGCGGAGAAATCGTTTGGAGCAGACCGCCATGCGCTTTATTATGCGACACTGTTGCCGGAGACCAATGCGTTCATGCGAGTCATGGAATATTATGCGCGTGACAGACCTTGGCAAGAGGCGATGGTCTGTCTTGGCTTCGGGTTGGAGACACAAAGCCCACGCTACTTTACGGCCATACGTGATGGGCTGGTCAAGAACTATGGCATGACGGAAACCTTCTACTACGACATGCACATTATCGCTGACATTGATCATGGTGAGAGCATCGAGATGCTAATGCGGAACTACGGTAAACCTGACAAAATGGAGTCCATGTGGAAGGCGGCGACTGAGGCGATTGATGCCTATCAGCTCTGGCATGATGGACTCTATCGAACGTACGTTACCGGAAAGCGGTTTTGA